A single window of Aspergillus puulaauensis MK2 DNA, chromosome 5, nearly complete sequence DNA harbors:
- a CDS encoding NAD(P)H-dependent flavin oxidoreductase (COG:S;~EggNog:ENOG410PMC0;~InterPro:IPR004136,IPR013785;~PFAM:PF03060;~TransMembrane:1 (o75-96i);~go_function: GO:0003824 - catalytic activity [Evidence IEA];~go_function: GO:0018580 - nitronate monooxygenase activity [Evidence IEA];~go_process: GO:0055114 - oxidation-reduction process [Evidence IEA]) has product MSTPTLKDYPWAQAPIIVNAPMSGFATSALAAAVTRAGGLGLIGFLDKPHMLDIQLQQASLLLRDNTQKGETDSLPIGVGVIVFGMSVSSFLPLVAKHRPAIVWLSFGEAAHFKSWTEGIRATSPRTKIWVQVGTVSAALETARACHPDVLVLQGSDAGGHGHAHSSSIITLIPEVADALIGDGFEGDGRIPLVAAGGITDGRGVAAAMALGASGVVMGTRFLAAHETDIPGGYRREILSASDGGQSTVRSRVFDEMRSPSVWPGMYDGRCLRNKCYDEWEKGVSIEEIRARVSVTASRAQSEGEDFRDASSLWAGAGVGLVRRVEKAGDIVETVREDARRRLLDTHLAL; this is encoded by the coding sequence ATGTCCACACCAACTCTCAAAGACTACCCCTGGGCCCAAGCCCCAATCATAGTAAACGCCCCCATGAGCGGCTTCGCAACCAGCGCCCTCGCAGCCGCCGTAACACGCGCCGGTGGGCTAGGGCTAATCGGCTTCCTCGACAAGCCCCACATGCTGGACATTCAGCTCCAGCAGGCAAGTCTCCTACTGAGAGACAATACCCAGAAAGGCGAAACGGATAGCCTACCCATTGGAGTTGGAGTCATTGTCTTCGGGATGTCCGTCTCATCATTCCTGCCTCTAGTGGCGAAACATAGACCCGCCATCGTCTGGCTTTCCTTCGGGGAGGCTGCGCACTTCAAGTCCTGGACAGAGGGGATCCGGGCTACGAGTCCGCGCACGAAGATCTGGGTCCAAGTTGGCACCGTGTCTGCTGCACTGGAGACAGCACGGGCTTGTCATCCTGATGTGCTTGTTCTGCAGGGCAGTGACGCAGGCGGGCATGGACATGCACACTCATCAAGCATTATCACGCTCATACCGGAAGTTGCAGACGCACTGATTGGAGACGGGTTCGAGGGGGATGGACGGATTCCCctcgttgctgctggggggATTACGGATGGGCGGGGTGTAGCGGCGGCGATGGCATTGGGTGCGTCCGGGGTTGTTATGGGGACGAGGTTTCTGGCTGCGCATGAGACTGATATTCCCGGGGGGTATCGGCGAGAGATCCTGTCGGCGTCTGATGGGGGCCAGTCGACGGTGAGATCGCGCGTGTTTGATGAGATGCGGTCCCCTAGTGTGTGGCCGGGGATGTATGATGGGCGGTGTTTGAGAAATAAGTGTTATGATGAGTGGGAAAAGGGTGTTTCTATTGAGGAGATTCGGGCGAGGGTGTCCGTTACGGCTTCTAGGGCTCAATCGGAGGGTGAGGATTTTCGGGATGCGAGCAGTTTGTGGGCTGGAGCGGGTGTTGggttggtgaggagggttgagaaggctggggaTATTGTTGAGACGGTGCGAGAGGATGCAAGACGGCGGTTGTTGGATACTCATCTGGCATTGTAG
- a CDS encoding uncharacterized protein (COG:S;~EggNog:ENOG410PIBZ): MPYSTYSSLWFRLLKLCIFRYYPVNQQHLEDPSRTSGACEVSKRQKHDALIGTSATATGDLDGAISNKALHVSAAQRVPESRRDYPSRIVDILKVATAMLGGEIEYRRGKFDAAFESLRLAIQFDDALMYLYKLWGWMVPTRHAFAALSLEQAYAEDLGLDQPITRAHQHPGSMWGPHGYHEWLVKLGRKTEAAIVKQQLDIALAVADVEIRPGVLDTRPGRCK, from the coding sequence ATGCCATATTCTACATACAGTAGTCTCTGGTTTCGATTGTTGAAATTATGCATATTCCGTTACTATCCTGTCAATCAACAACACTTAGAAGACCCATCCAGGACCTCCGGCGCCTGTGAGGTATCCAAACGACAAAAGCACGACGCCTTAATCGGCACATCCGCAACCGCAACGGGGGATCTGGACGGCGCGATCTCGAATAAAGCGCTGCATGTGTCCGCTGCGCAGCGCGTTCCGGAGTCTAGACGGGACTATCCGAGTCGGATTGTTGATATCCTTAAGGTCGCAACTGCTATGTTAGGCGGGGAGATCGAGTACCGCCGCGGGAAGTTCGACGCCGCGTTTGAGTCCCTGCGGCTGGCGATTCAGTTTGATGATGCGCTTATGTACCTATATAAGCTCTGGGGGTGGATGGTCCCGACAAGACATGCGTTTGCGGCGTTGTCGCTGGAGCAGGCATATGCAGAGGACTTGGGGCTTGACCAGCCCATCACGCGCGCGCATCAGCATCCAGGTTCGATGTGGGGGCCGCATGGGTATCATGAGTGGTTGGTGAAGCTGGGAAGAAAGACGGAGGCGGCAATTGTCAAGCAGCAATTGGATATTGCGCTGGCTGTTGCGGACGTGGAGATCCGCCCGGGCGTCTTAGATACGAGGCCTGGGCGTTGTAAATAG